From Megalobrama amblycephala isolate DHTTF-2021 linkage group LG24, ASM1881202v1, whole genome shotgun sequence, the proteins below share one genomic window:
- the LOC125259934 gene encoding gastrula zinc finger protein XlCGF7.1-like, which produces MLFIKEESEDLKIEETFRVKHEETGEQTKMAFIKEESEDVKIEETFRVKHEETEEQTKMAFIKEESEDVKIEETFRVKHEETEEQTDLMGLKEESQELNEMEEKNQYEKCNDFMLGEKSFSYSQTHKTEPIIIKVHIEESTFTCQQCGESFSQKKSLNGHMRIHKVEGRFTCQQCGKRFNRNNNLKVHLNIHTGEKPHACTQCGKSFSLNRDLKTHMSIHTGEKPFTCQQCGKSFSRKDHLNIHLKVHTGEKPHTCALCGKSYGYKESLNHHMKIHSLGFMSSM; this is translated from the exons atgctgtttattaaagaggagagtgaagacttgaagattgaagaaacattcagagtcAAACATGAAGAGACTGGGGAACAAACaaagatggcgtttattaaagaggagagtgaagatgTGAAGATcgaagaaacattcagagtcAAACATGAAGAgactgaggaacaaacaaagatggcgtttattaaagaggagagtgaagatgTGAAGATCGAAGAAACATTCAGGGTCAAACATGAAGagactgaggaacaaacag ACCTGATGGGGCTGAAAGAGGAGAGCCAAGAACTGAATGAAATGGAAGAGAAAAACCAGTACGAGAAATGTAATGACTTCATGCTTGGGGAAAAATCTTTTAGTTACTCACAGACTCATAAAACAGAACCTATAATCATTAAAGTCCACATCGAAGAAAGcactttcacctgccaacagtgtggagaAAGTTTTAGTCAAAAAAAGAGTCTTAATggccacatgagaattcacaaaGTAGAGGGCcgtttcacctgccaacagtgtggaaagcgTTTCAATCGAAATAACAACCTTAAAGTCCACTTGAATATccacacaggagagaagcctCATGCCTGCAcacagtgtgggaagagtttctcACTAAACAGAGATCTTAAGACTCACATgagtattcacactggagagaagccttttacctgtcaacagtgtggaaaaagtttcagtcGAAAAGACCATCTTAACATCCACTTGAAAGTccacacaggagagaagcctCATACCTGCGCACTGTGTGGGAAGAGTTACGGATATAAAGAAAGCCTTAATCATCACATGAAGATTCACTCATTAGGATTCATGTCATCTATGTGA